A DNA window from Canis lupus dingo isolate Sandy chromosome 2, ASM325472v2, whole genome shotgun sequence contains the following coding sequences:
- the LOC125753331 gene encoding uncharacterized protein LOC125753331, which translates to MRRPERRLQPWPTCGTYRGAGLGETEAVRGSHREPRLEPPWQRAGTAHPPPPRSVPSPPPPRAVNGAGTPAPPRGENPELLSPVGRRRPSALVSAETRPRNLEEGPRPASRAARAPAPLDTSPGAADSRRGARGPSLGRGGLSLLAPDPARRPRRPRLPRLPARDPQRPPIPLATPSDPSRTPLATTRPPDPPATPSDPQRPLTDSAGDLHQDPPATPSDPSWTLQRSRPRAQPDPHLVASASQLPTRGFHLERGRGPGAGGPERAVRLRLRPGEARGEGRARLPGLPRVSELPAAPPTPLTTTPWPRALRPGVGSFPPHS; encoded by the coding sequence ATGCGGAGACCCGAGCGCAGACTGCAGCCCTGGCCCACCTGCGGCACCTACAGAGGTGCCGGGctcggggaaactgaggcagtcaGAGGTTCCCACCGGGAGCCGAGGCTGGAACCCCCGTGGCAGCGAGCAGGGAccgcgcaccccccccccccacggtcggtgccctcccccccccctccgcgGGCGGTGAATGGCGCTgggacccccgccccgcctcggGGCGAGAACCCAGAGCTGCTGAGCCCGGTCGGGCGCCGCCGCCCCTCCGCGCTGGTTTCCGCAGAGACGCGGCCCAGGAACCTCGAGGAGGGGCCGCGCCCTGCATCCCGCGCCGCCCGGGCCCCAGCTCCACTGGACACGAGCCCAGGGGCCGCGGACAGCAggcggggcgcccgggggcccTCGCTCGGGCGGGGGGGGCTGTCCCTGCTCGCCCCGGaccccgcccgccggccccgccggccccgcctgCCCCGCCTGCCAGCCCGAGACCCCCAGCGACCCCCCATCCCGCTGGCGACCCCCAGCGACCCCTCCCGGACTCCGCTGGCGACCACCCGCCCCCCGGACCCGCCCGCGACCCCCAGCGACCCCCAGCGACCCCTCACGGACTCCGCTGGCGACCTCCACCAGGACCCGCCCGCGACCCCCAGCGACCCCTCCTGGACCCTCCAGCGCTCCCGCCCCAGGGCGCAGCCAGACCCGCACTTGGTGGCGTCGGCTTCCCAGCTTCCCACCCGCGGGTTCCATCTCGAGCGGGGGCGCGGCCCAGGGGCTGGAGGCCCGGAGCGGGCGGTTAGACTTCGTCTGCGACCCGGGGAAGCCCGCGGGGAGGGTCGCGCCCGCCTGCCCGGCCTCCCGCGCGTCAGCGAGCTGCCGGCCGCTCCACCCACGCCCCTGACCACGACTCCCTGGCCTCGGGCTCTGCGGCCCGGCGTTGGGTCATTTCCTCCTCACAGCTAA